In one Desulfuribacillus stibiiarsenatis genomic region, the following are encoded:
- a CDS encoding glycine betaine ABC transporter substrate-binding protein, which produces MFKRIIGITLALVLTMGLAACGGDQTGSPSETTKSVGEQVGYKIVGIDPGAGLMKLTIDKIIPEYGLDNWKVVEGSGAAMTAALKKAYDKGDPIIITGWSPHWKFASYDLKYLEDPKGIYGGAEDVNTIVRLGLKEDHPEAYKVLDQFNWNPEHIETVMNLIQQGAEPADAAAQFVSENEALVSTWTEGVNPVDGKEIKMLYVAWDDVIASSNVVKNALESIGYKVTLVQVDAGPMWAGIASGSGDAMVGAWLPTTHADYYAEYEGKFEDLGANLTGTKLGLVVPAYMDINSIEDLKE; this is translated from the coding sequence ATGTTTAAAAGAATTATTGGAATTACACTAGCTTTAGTATTAACTATGGGATTAGCAGCCTGTGGAGGAGACCAAACAGGAAGCCCATCTGAAACTACTAAATCTGTAGGGGAACAAGTCGGTTACAAGATTGTAGGAATTGATCCAGGTGCAGGATTAATGAAATTAACAATAGACAAAATCATCCCTGAATACGGACTTGATAACTGGAAAGTAGTGGAGGGTTCTGGTGCTGCTATGACTGCCGCTTTGAAAAAAGCCTATGACAAAGGGGATCCAATCATTATAACAGGTTGGAGCCCACACTGGAAATTTGCAAGCTATGACTTAAAATACCTAGAAGATCCAAAAGGTATTTATGGTGGAGCTGAAGATGTGAATACAATCGTTCGTCTAGGATTAAAAGAAGATCACCCTGAGGCTTATAAGGTTCTTGATCAATTTAACTGGAATCCAGAGCATATCGAAACAGTAATGAATTTGATTCAACAAGGCGCTGAACCAGCTGATGCTGCGGCCCAATTTGTAAGTGAAAATGAAGCTTTAGTTAGTACTTGGACCGAAGGAGTTAACCCAGTTGACGGGAAAGAAATCAAAATGCTTTATGTAGCATGGGACGATGTCATCGCTAGCTCAAACGTAGTGAAAAATGCACTTGAAAGCATCGGTTATAAAGTAACTTTAGTTCAAGTCGATGCTGGTCCAATGTGGGCTGGTATAGCTAGCGGAAGTGGTGATGCAATGGTGGGTGCATGGTTGCCAACAACTCATGCTGACTACTACGCTGAATACGAAGGAAAGTTTGAAGACCTAGGTGCTAACCTTACTGGCACAAAGTTAGGATTAGTTGTACCAGCATACATGGATATTAACTCAATCGAAGATTTAAAAGAATAA
- a CDS encoding transcriptional regulator has protein sequence MSAKDKVLEVMKAAGKPVSAGEVEKLSGLDRKEVDNAFKELKKDNAIVSPVRCKWEPAE, from the coding sequence ATGAGTGCTAAAGATAAAGTATTAGAAGTAATGAAGGCAGCAGGTAAACCAGTAAGTGCTGGTGAGGTTGAGAAATTATCAGGATTAGACCGCAAAGAGGTTGATAATGCATTTAAAGAGTTAAAGAAAGATAATGCGATTGTTTCTCCAGTTCGTTGTAAGTGGGAACCAGCAGAATAA